A single region of the Pontibacter kalidii genome encodes:
- a CDS encoding S49 family peptidase — MTPKERAETLPFAMGGVEASTVYSSYDDAPSGSVAVVTVDGPMMINDYCGTPGTRTLGQRIKAADAHENISAIVIRMNTPGGTVSGTEAFHNIIKNTSKPLVVHADMMCSAGVWAGCGSNLIIAAGKTASVGSIGTMASITDFSGYYEKHGIKSHTIRASKSVDKNEAHAQAMQGKYDQLRKEQLDPLNEAFLGSVQEFRGDKLDLKKEDVLTGKVYFGQNTIDFGLADEMGDFDYAVQRALQLAASQNNTDNSITQNQTMFGKNKFKAVAALAGKTGEELTAEMVTAANEELEAAGIEGVALITESEYDALQASVKAEKDLTAQVKTLTDTNATLTTERDNFKAEAEKYGNQPGATPTSVKKDGVDNPESGADESQAAIDALPHNQALDQNPLFN, encoded by the coding sequence GTGACTCCAAAAGAAAGAGCCGAAACCCTGCCATTTGCCATGGGCGGGGTGGAGGCTTCTACTGTTTATAGCTCCTACGATGATGCGCCATCCGGATCTGTGGCTGTAGTAACAGTGGACGGCCCGATGATGATCAACGACTACTGCGGCACGCCTGGCACCAGAACACTTGGCCAGCGCATCAAGGCAGCAGATGCGCATGAGAACATCTCCGCCATCGTCATTCGAATGAACACACCAGGTGGTACCGTTTCAGGCACCGAGGCTTTCCATAACATCATCAAGAATACTTCAAAGCCACTGGTGGTGCACGCCGACATGATGTGCTCTGCAGGCGTTTGGGCTGGTTGTGGTTCCAACCTGATCATTGCGGCAGGCAAGACAGCCTCTGTCGGCTCTATTGGTACCATGGCTAGTATCACCGACTTCTCTGGCTATTACGAGAAGCACGGCATCAAGTCCCACACTATCCGGGCCTCTAAGTCTGTCGACAAAAACGAGGCACATGCCCAGGCCATGCAGGGCAAGTACGACCAACTGCGCAAAGAGCAGCTTGATCCGTTGAATGAGGCTTTCCTTGGCTCTGTGCAGGAGTTCAGAGGTGACAAGCTCGACCTGAAGAAAGAAGATGTGTTGACTGGCAAGGTATACTTCGGCCAGAATACCATCGATTTCGGTTTGGCCGATGAAATGGGTGACTTCGATTACGCTGTGCAGCGTGCACTCCAGCTAGCTGCTTCCCAAAACAATACAGACAACTCAATAACTCAAAACCAGACCATGTTCGGAAAAAACAAATTCAAGGCTGTAGCTGCCTTGGCCGGAAAAACTGGTGAGGAGCTCACAGCAGAGATGGTAACAGCCGCTAACGAAGAGTTAGAGGCTGCTGGCATTGAGGGTGTGGCGCTGATCACCGAGTCGGAGTACGACGCTTTGCAAGCCTCAGTTAAAGCTGAAAAAGACCTGACCGCGCAGGTAAAGACGCTGACTGACACTAACGCCACCCTGACTACGGAGCGTGACAACTTTAAGGCTGAGGCTGAGAAGTACGGCAACCAGCCAGGCGCAACACCTACCTCCGTGAAGAAAGACGGTGTTGACAACCCAGAGTCGGGTGCTGACGAGAGCCAGGCTGCTATCGATGCGCTGCCTCACAACCAGGCGCTGGATCAAAACCCACTGTTCAACTAA
- a CDS encoding LamG domain-containing protein gives MIKRYFFGLPVEIANLSPGSIRVDGVNDRITAIDSQAFQVGATPFSLAVRFLALVLPGASTTARIMSKSGTETGFALFFDRNKLGLFMRPQGSGGSRYNILTAETATLGVETTLGLSRAGTAPTKKEDYKLYLNGVPRTAADLQYTFGTTSNDWPGDMPSGNLDSNASFEFGQSATGGNSFIGYVFIGGQWNRELSNQEHADIHAGVLPAESAVGAWRMDEPQSGMVLEATGSGIDAQMINYTAAELDNGSPYAAWVPEGGLLIYNTTYEVKPFRAQKDLVVKSIYRNRSARTTLNYTHRNASGVEVSSGTVEFVDNTLLFELTMLEGDVLDIGFQASGSNNPFCAIEVHYI, from the coding sequence ATGATAAAGCGCTATTTTTTCGGTCTTCCAGTGGAAATTGCTAACCTCTCACCAGGCTCGATTCGTGTAGATGGGGTGAATGACCGCATCACGGCCATTGATTCGCAAGCGTTCCAGGTAGGAGCCACTCCCTTTTCTCTGGCCGTCAGGTTTTTGGCATTGGTGCTGCCCGGCGCTTCTACCACGGCCCGTATTATGAGTAAATCAGGCACAGAGACGGGTTTTGCCCTCTTCTTCGATAGAAACAAACTCGGACTTTTTATGCGCCCGCAAGGCAGTGGAGGCTCTCGTTATAACATATTGACAGCTGAGACCGCGACACTTGGAGTAGAAACAACCCTCGGCTTGAGTCGTGCCGGAACAGCGCCGACCAAAAAGGAAGATTACAAGCTGTACCTGAATGGCGTTCCGCGAACGGCAGCAGACTTACAGTATACCTTCGGCACTACCTCTAATGACTGGCCAGGGGATATGCCTTCCGGCAATCTGGACAGTAACGCCAGCTTTGAGTTCGGGCAAAGCGCCACTGGTGGCAACAGCTTCATCGGGTATGTTTTCATCGGTGGTCAGTGGAATCGGGAGCTTTCAAATCAGGAGCACGCAGACATACACGCGGGCGTGTTGCCTGCCGAGAGTGCTGTGGGAGCTTGGCGCATGGACGAGCCGCAAAGCGGAATGGTGCTGGAAGCCACTGGCTCAGGCATTGACGCGCAAATGATTAACTACACGGCGGCTGAACTTGACAATGGCAGCCCCTATGCGGCCTGGGTACCGGAGGGCGGGCTGCTGATATATAACACCACGTATGAGGTCAAGCCGTTTCGAGCGCAGAAAGACTTGGTGGTAAAATCTATTTACCGCAATCGCAGCGCCCGAACTACCCTAAACTATACACACCGTAACGCCAGCGGTGTAGAGGTAAGCTCCGGCACAGTGGAATTTGTCGACAACACCCTACTCTTTGAGCTCACGATGCTTGAGGGGGACGTTTTAGATATTGGTTTCCAGGCTTCTGGCTCAAATAACCCATTTTGCGCCATAGAGGTGCATTATATTTAG
- a CDS encoding amidoligase family protein has translation MTAQEILNLNGTTKTYKMQQLLQLGFTRKQVAEMMGVGYGFVQNVYAAMQRRGLATQTSVFTPGLFTRTFGVEFEAYGVDMHRLKAELERQGITVAIEGYNHTTRAHWKIVTDASISGAQGFELVSPVLQGEAGLEQVKKACKALKKCNALINRSCGMHIHFGANDFELAQWKNLYKNYINYEGLIDSFLPVSRRANNNIYCRSLLNRFSSESVAYSAIDSCSNIEQIAQKVTGRDRYFKLNAESFFRHGTVEFRQHSGTIEVDKVVNWITFLNNLVEFSKNNVSSQKTLESLEAFNPAPVVNFYRNRIAALAA, from the coding sequence ATGACAGCACAAGAAATACTAAACCTGAACGGCACGACAAAGACTTATAAAATGCAGCAGCTCCTGCAGCTGGGCTTTACCAGAAAGCAGGTAGCAGAGATGATGGGCGTAGGATACGGCTTTGTTCAGAACGTATACGCTGCCATGCAACGCCGAGGCCTTGCCACCCAAACCTCGGTATTCACACCAGGCCTTTTCACGCGCACCTTTGGAGTAGAGTTCGAAGCCTACGGCGTAGACATGCACCGCCTGAAAGCTGAGCTGGAGCGCCAGGGCATAACAGTAGCCATCGAGGGATACAACCACACCACCCGCGCACACTGGAAAATAGTAACAGACGCTTCTATATCAGGCGCACAAGGCTTTGAACTTGTAAGCCCAGTACTGCAAGGCGAAGCAGGCCTGGAGCAGGTAAAGAAAGCCTGCAAAGCCCTGAAGAAATGCAACGCCCTGATCAACCGCAGCTGCGGCATGCACATACACTTCGGAGCCAACGACTTTGAGCTGGCCCAGTGGAAAAACCTGTATAAGAACTACATCAACTACGAAGGCCTGATCGATAGCTTCCTGCCGGTAAGCCGCAGAGCTAATAACAACATATATTGCAGAAGCCTCCTGAACAGGTTTAGCAGCGAGAGCGTCGCCTATAGCGCCATCGATAGCTGCAGCAACATTGAGCAAATAGCGCAGAAAGTAACAGGGCGCGACCGCTACTTCAAGCTGAACGCCGAGAGCTTCTTCCGCCACGGCACGGTTGAATTCCGCCAGCACAGCGGCACCATCGAAGTAGACAAAGTGGTAAACTGGATAACTTTCCTCAACAACCTGGTAGAATTTTCAAAAAATAACGTTTCTTCGCAAAAGACGCTGGAATCTTTGGAAGCTTTCAACCCAGCGCCGGTAGTAAACTTTTACAGAAACAGAATAGCAGCCTTAGCAGCATAG
- a CDS encoding class I SAM-dependent DNA methyltransferase, with the protein MALSWNEIKDRAARFAKEWEKTEKEEADAKPFLVEFFNVFGISHKKVSTFEHRVKKLDEKDGYIDLLWKGTLLIEMKSKGKNLDKAFTQAKDYLHGLEQHELPSYILVSDFDHFRLHDLVEGTTVSFQLKDFVKHVQHFGFIAGYQQRSYKEQDPVNIQAAELMGRLHDKLKEVGYEGHALEVYLVRLLFCLFADDTTIFDKDIFRDFVDQRTSEDGSDLGARITELFYVLNTPREKRLKSLDEQLNAFPYVNGKLFEEFLPPAAFDSQMRQILLDCCGLDWGRISPAIFGSMFQSVMNPKERRNLGAHYTSEKNILKVIKPLFLDALWEEFEAVKHNKNKLQDFHKKLSTLKFLDPACGCGNFLVITYRELRLLEIEILRAMNKTGQGFLDVREIIWLDVDMMYGIEYEEFPARIAEVAMWLIDHQMNMLISQEFGQYFVRLPLKKSANIVHGNALQLEWESVVPKDQLTHILGNPPFVGAKFQNSDQREDLKSVNRNVDNGGLLDYVAGWFIKSARYINNTQIKVGFVSTNSICQGEQVAPLWNYMFSQGIKIHFAFSTFPWESEAKGKAAVHVVIVGYANCDIPEKRLFIRQNNSDFHELKVKNISPYLVEGSDITIGNRSKPLCNVPEIATGNKPVDGGNYILTDEEKVDFLKNEPNAEKYILPFLGAFEFINNKSRWILHLKDISPSELKSMQEVLKRVEAVKQFRLKSSSLPTIKLAVTPTRFHTENMPSTNFLVIPQVSSERRLYIPIGFLKPRVVCSDKLRIMPNATLFHFGVLTSKMHMDWMRLTTGRLKSDYQYSVLTVYNNFPWPENPSDKNIKAVEVAAQKILDARELFPDSSLADLYDPLTMPPQLVKAHQDLDRAVDLCYRPQPFVSEAKRMEFLFELYEKYTAGLFAKEKPKKSKAKKAPADV; encoded by the coding sequence ATGGCTTTAAGTTGGAACGAGATTAAGGATAGGGCGGCACGATTCGCCAAGGAATGGGAAAAAACTGAAAAGGAAGAGGCTGATGCTAAACCCTTTCTGGTTGAGTTTTTTAACGTGTTTGGCATTAGCCACAAGAAGGTGAGCACCTTTGAGCACCGGGTAAAGAAGCTGGACGAGAAGGACGGCTATATCGATCTGCTTTGGAAAGGAACACTGCTCATCGAAATGAAGAGCAAAGGCAAAAACCTAGACAAAGCATTTACTCAGGCCAAGGATTACCTGCATGGCCTGGAGCAACACGAGCTTCCCTCCTACATCCTGGTTTCTGACTTTGATCACTTCCGCCTCCATGATCTGGTAGAGGGCACCACTGTTTCCTTCCAACTCAAAGACTTTGTGAAGCATGTGCAGCACTTTGGTTTCATCGCCGGTTACCAGCAGCGCAGCTACAAGGAGCAGGATCCTGTGAACATTCAGGCAGCTGAGCTAATGGGCAGGTTGCATGATAAACTCAAGGAGGTGGGATACGAAGGCCATGCACTGGAGGTATACCTGGTGCGACTACTTTTCTGTTTGTTTGCCGACGACACTACCATTTTTGACAAGGATATCTTCCGGGACTTCGTTGATCAGCGCACGAGTGAGGACGGCAGCGATCTTGGTGCCCGCATAACTGAACTCTTCTATGTGCTCAACACACCACGGGAGAAGCGTCTAAAAAGCCTGGATGAGCAACTCAATGCTTTTCCTTATGTAAACGGTAAGCTCTTCGAAGAATTCCTGCCGCCAGCTGCTTTCGATAGCCAGATGCGCCAGATACTACTGGACTGTTGCGGATTGGACTGGGGCCGTATTTCCCCAGCTATTTTCGGATCTATGTTTCAGAGTGTGATGAACCCGAAAGAACGTCGCAACCTTGGTGCACATTATACCTCTGAAAAGAATATCCTGAAAGTGATTAAACCTTTGTTCCTGGATGCTTTATGGGAAGAATTTGAAGCCGTAAAGCACAACAAGAACAAGCTGCAGGACTTCCATAAAAAACTCAGCACGCTTAAGTTCCTGGACCCTGCTTGTGGTTGCGGTAACTTCCTGGTGATAACTTACCGCGAACTGCGCCTGCTGGAGATAGAGATCCTCCGAGCCATGAACAAGACTGGCCAGGGCTTTCTTGATGTGCGTGAGATCATCTGGCTTGACGTTGATATGATGTATGGCATCGAGTACGAGGAGTTCCCCGCTCGTATTGCCGAAGTGGCCATGTGGTTAATTGACCACCAGATGAACATGCTGATCAGTCAGGAGTTTGGTCAATACTTTGTGCGATTGCCATTAAAGAAGTCTGCTAATATTGTTCATGGTAATGCTCTGCAGCTGGAATGGGAAAGTGTTGTACCAAAGGATCAATTAACCCATATATTAGGCAACCCTCCTTTTGTAGGAGCAAAGTTTCAAAATTCTGATCAGAGAGAGGATCTTAAGTCAGTTAATAGGAATGTAGATAATGGTGGTCTATTAGACTACGTTGCCGGATGGTTTATTAAATCAGCTAGGTATATAAACAATACTCAAATCAAGGTTGGTTTTGTTTCTACTAACTCGATTTGCCAAGGTGAACAAGTTGCGCCGCTATGGAACTATATGTTCTCACAAGGGATTAAAATTCACTTTGCGTTCAGTACTTTTCCATGGGAAAGTGAAGCTAAAGGCAAAGCTGCTGTCCACGTTGTAATAGTCGGCTATGCTAATTGTGATATACCTGAGAAGAGGCTTTTTATTAGACAGAACAACTCTGATTTTCATGAGTTAAAAGTGAAAAATATAAGCCCATACTTAGTTGAAGGCTCTGACATAACAATCGGAAACAGAAGTAAACCTTTATGTAATGTTCCTGAAATTGCAACTGGGAATAAACCAGTAGATGGCGGTAATTATATTTTAACCGATGAAGAGAAAGTTGATTTCTTAAAAAATGAACCCAATGCTGAAAAATACATTTTACCATTTTTAGGCGCTTTTGAATTCATTAATAACAAAAGTCGCTGGATTTTACACCTTAAGGATATTAGCCCCAGTGAGCTGAAGAGTATGCAAGAAGTTTTAAAGCGAGTTGAGGCAGTAAAACAATTTAGGTTAAAGAGCTCTAGTCTTCCGACAATTAAACTGGCGGTTACACCCACTAGATTTCATACAGAAAACATGCCTTCTACAAATTTCTTAGTAATTCCTCAAGTATCATCTGAAAGAAGGCTTTACATCCCTATTGGATTTCTGAAACCTCGGGTCGTGTGTAGTGATAAGCTAAGAATAATGCCTAATGCTACATTATTTCACTTTGGCGTTTTAACCTCGAAGATGCACATGGATTGGATGAGATTGACCACCGGCAGACTAAAATCTGATTATCAATACTCTGTATTAACTGTTTACAACAACTTCCCTTGGCCAGAAAACCCAAGTGATAAAAACATTAAAGCCGTTGAAGTTGCAGCCCAAAAGATATTAGATGCTCGGGAGTTATTTCCAGACAGTTCACTGGCGGATTTATATGATCCATTAACCATGCCACCGCAGCTAGTGAAGGCCCACCAGGATCTAGATCGCGCTGTGGATCTATGCTACCGGCCACAGCCATTTGTATCAGAAGCCAAGCGCATGGAGTTCCTATTTGAGTTGTATGAGAAGTATACGGCTGGCTTGTTTGCCAAAGAAAAGCCTAAGAAGAGCAAAGCCAAGAAGGCTCCAGCTGATGTATAG
- a CDS encoding DNA adenine methylase, with amino-acid sequence MAGTKNYSPLRYPGGKSCLAGFISGLAHQNGLEGGVYCELYAGGAGAALDLLFSRTFSKIHINDADYSIYSFWYSLLNNAEEFIHLIENTSVTIEEWARQKEIYKRGRSVSILELGFSTFFLNRTNRSGIIFKAGPIGGQSQNGNYKIDVRFNKTDLIKRIEKINVHRDDIILTNEDAVNILNNLKKVHEKTENLFIYLDPPYYNKGEMLYLNNYSHFDHQILSKSVSKLDNIKWLISYDNVPQIRELYGEYRMSSFDLNYTLQSKKFGSELLVFSKDLKIPGEIKIKNRTSELALL; translated from the coding sequence TTGGCAGGCACAAAAAATTATAGCCCGTTAAGGTACCCAGGTGGCAAATCCTGTCTGGCAGGATTTATCTCGGGGTTAGCTCACCAAAATGGGTTAGAAGGAGGAGTTTATTGCGAGTTGTATGCTGGTGGCGCAGGAGCGGCATTAGATCTTCTATTCAGCAGGACTTTCAGCAAAATACACATTAATGATGCGGATTATAGCATCTATTCATTTTGGTATTCTTTGCTAAATAACGCTGAGGAATTTATTCATTTAATTGAGAATACTAGTGTTACTATCGAAGAGTGGGCAAGGCAAAAAGAAATATATAAGAGAGGTAGATCTGTTAGTATCCTAGAGTTAGGCTTTTCTACTTTTTTTCTCAATAGAACAAATAGGTCTGGAATCATATTTAAAGCAGGACCTATCGGTGGTCAGAGTCAGAATGGCAACTACAAAATTGATGTGAGATTCAATAAAACCGACCTGATTAAGCGAATTGAAAAAATTAATGTTCATAGGGATGACATCATCTTAACAAATGAAGATGCTGTCAACATTCTTAATAACCTCAAAAAGGTTCACGAAAAAACTGAAAATCTATTTATTTATTTAGACCCACCCTATTATAACAAGGGTGAAATGTTATATCTAAATAACTATAGTCACTTTGACCATCAAATTTTATCTAAATCTGTAAGTAAGTTAGATAATATAAAATGGCTAATCTCTTACGATAACGTTCCCCAAATTAGAGAATTATACGGGGAGTATCGAATGTCATCATTTGACTTGAATTACACACTCCAAAGCAAAAAGTTTGGAAGTGAACTTCTCGTATTTTCAAAGGACTTAAAAATCCCAGGGGAAATAAAAATTAAAAATAGAACGAGTGAATTAGCTTTACTTTGA
- a CDS encoding Crp/Fnr family transcriptional regulator: protein MNIDQVIDSIYPLPEASKRTLKESIVEVRLPKGYMLLRADKIETDIYFIKKGIARAYANSEDNEVTFWFGREGDAIISMKSYVGSQKGYENIELLEDCELYRLDNTSLQQFFSEDLHMANWGRKFAEQELLKTEERLISRQFRTATERYRELLQDNPDLVKRVPLGHIASYLGITQVSLSRIRADFR from the coding sequence ATGAATATCGACCAGGTTATCGACAGCATATACCCTCTTCCCGAAGCATCGAAGCGAACGTTGAAAGAGAGTATCGTCGAAGTCCGGCTTCCGAAAGGATATATGCTGCTAAGGGCTGACAAGATTGAGACCGACATTTACTTCATCAAAAAAGGGATTGCCCGTGCCTACGCCAATTCGGAAGACAACGAAGTTACTTTCTGGTTCGGCAGAGAGGGCGACGCCATTATCTCGATGAAAAGTTATGTTGGGAGCCAGAAAGGCTATGAAAACATAGAACTGCTGGAGGATTGCGAGCTATACCGGTTAGACAACACAAGCTTACAGCAGTTCTTCTCAGAAGACCTGCACATGGCCAACTGGGGGCGTAAGTTTGCGGAGCAGGAGCTTCTTAAAACAGAAGAGCGGCTTATTTCCCGGCAGTTTCGAACCGCCACAGAACGTTACAGAGAGCTACTGCAGGATAATCCTGACCTAGTAAAAAGGGTGCCGTTAGGACATATTGCCTCCTATCTGGGTATTACGCAGGTCAGCCTAAGCAGAATTCGGGCAGACTTCCGGTAA
- a CDS encoding DMT family transporter → MNWIILVIAGLFEVAFASCLGKAKEATGNDVYWWYGGFIVMLTISMSLLVKATQSLPIGTAYAVWTGIGAVGTALMGILVFKDPASFWRIFFITTLIGSIIGLKAVSH, encoded by the coding sequence ATGAATTGGATCATCTTGGTAATTGCAGGATTGTTTGAGGTAGCGTTCGCCTCTTGCTTGGGAAAGGCTAAGGAAGCAACAGGAAACGACGTTTATTGGTGGTACGGGGGATTTATAGTTATGCTGACCATAAGTATGTCCCTACTTGTAAAGGCAACCCAGAGTTTACCCATTGGCACTGCTTATGCAGTCTGGACAGGGATTGGCGCCGTAGGAACAGCCTTGATGGGCATTCTGGTGTTCAAAGATCCTGCAAGTTTCTGGCGGATATTTTTCATCACCACCCTTATCGGCTCAATTATCGGGCTTAAAGCTGTCTCTCACTAG
- a CDS encoding STAS domain-containing protein: protein MNTIAQILQSNRKKILENWMQNQLADTSLRDDLISNEELRRQSDELINGLSRATAGGNVDNIYAPEYEQVVEILSDISITRARQGFSPRETGMYVLSLKQAVTTVLEEKYNEQPEVLYKELLTVNNLLDKLSMVTFDTYIKGREEVILRQTDEINEISTPVIRVWEGILALPIIGTLDSARTQIVMENLLQEIVNTGSSIAILDISGVPAVDSLVAQHLIKTVSATRLMGAECIISGIRAEIAQTIVHLGIDLSNIKTKASLASALQLAFSMRSVEVRKISKNTGFQLGR from the coding sequence ATGAATACAATAGCCCAGATATTACAGAGCAACAGAAAAAAAATACTAGAGAACTGGATGCAGAACCAACTTGCTGACACCTCACTGCGCGACGACCTTATCTCGAACGAGGAGCTGCGCCGCCAGTCTGATGAGCTAATAAATGGGCTTTCACGCGCCACAGCAGGGGGCAACGTAGACAATATCTACGCGCCGGAGTATGAGCAGGTAGTTGAGATTTTGAGCGATATTTCCATCACCCGCGCCCGCCAGGGCTTTAGCCCGCGCGAAACCGGCATGTATGTGCTTAGCCTCAAGCAGGCCGTCACCACTGTGCTGGAAGAGAAGTATAACGAGCAACCGGAGGTGCTTTACAAGGAGCTGCTCACCGTAAATAACCTGCTCGACAAGCTGAGCATGGTTACGTTCGATACATACATCAAAGGCCGCGAAGAGGTGATCCTGCGCCAGACAGATGAGATTAACGAGATCTCCACGCCGGTTATCCGCGTGTGGGAAGGTATCCTGGCCCTGCCCATCATCGGTACGCTGGACAGTGCCCGCACCCAGATCGTGATGGAGAACCTGCTGCAGGAGATCGTGAACACAGGCAGCAGCATCGCCATACTGGATATATCCGGCGTGCCTGCAGTAGACTCGCTGGTGGCCCAGCACCTGATCAAAACCGTGAGCGCCACCCGCCTGATGGGTGCCGAGTGCATCATCAGTGGCATCCGCGCCGAGATTGCCCAAACTATCGTGCACCTGGGCATCGACCTGAGCAACATTAAAACCAAAGCCAGCCTGGCGAGCGCGCTGCAGCTAGCCTTCAGCATGCGCAGCGTAGAGGTAAGAAAAATAAGCAAGAACACAGGCTTCCAGTTAGGCCGATAG
- a CDS encoding STAS domain-containing protein, whose product MDRIPILKMGPFLLVTIQVDLYDRLALTLENDLISMVSKTGARGVLIDISAVSIVDSFMGRILGNIASMSRIMDAETVVVGMQPAVAITLVELGLTLQGVYTALDVEKGMELLQDKIGIFEDPEQDKEGPDDSDD is encoded by the coding sequence ATGGATAGAATTCCGATTCTAAAGATGGGGCCGTTCCTGCTTGTCACCATTCAGGTAGACCTGTACGACCGGCTAGCCCTTACCCTGGAGAATGACCTCATCAGCATGGTGAGCAAGACCGGGGCCAGGGGCGTACTCATCGATATTTCTGCAGTAAGTATAGTAGACTCTTTTATGGGCCGCATTCTGGGTAACATCGCCTCAATGTCGCGGATCATGGATGCTGAAACAGTGGTGGTGGGCATGCAGCCCGCCGTAGCCATTACGCTGGTGGAGCTTGGCCTCACCCTGCAGGGCGTGTACACGGCCCTGGATGTGGAGAAAGGCATGGAGCTGTTACAAGACAAAATAGGCATCTTCGAAGATCCTGAACAAGACAAGGAGGGCCCGGATGATAGTGATGACTAA
- a CDS encoding anti-sigma regulatory factor: MTKDTMQIVREQDVVPFRNRVREMCTKIGMSLVNQTKLITAASELVRNMLKYANGGKVIMETVSKNAQAGIRLVFTDEGPGIADIQQAMRDGFSTGKSLGLGLPGAKRLVSDFDIKSTPGEGTTVTIIHWKNGR; this comes from the coding sequence ATGACTAAAGACACGATGCAAATCGTGCGAGAACAGGATGTAGTACCCTTTCGGAACCGCGTGCGCGAGATGTGCACTAAAATTGGAATGAGCCTGGTAAACCAGACCAAGCTGATCACTGCCGCAAGCGAACTGGTGCGCAATATGCTCAAGTACGCCAACGGCGGAAAGGTAATTATGGAGACCGTCAGCAAAAACGCGCAGGCCGGTATAAGGCTTGTCTTTACGGATGAGGGCCCCGGTATTGCGGATATACAGCAAGCCATGCGCGACGGCTTCTCCACGGGCAAGAGCCTGGGCTTGGGCCTGCCCGGGGCAAAACGCCTGGTAAGTGACTTCGATATCAAAAGCACTCCCGGCGAAGGCACCACTGTAACCATAATACACTGGAAGAATGGACGTTAG
- a CDS encoding ATP-binding protein: MDVRQHQRFLIPDKSYASIAKREIARIAEGIGMGTSEVGKLSIVVAEMASNLAKHAQQGGELLVRVLGDSAADGIEVICLDNGPGMSDPGRMQEDGVSTFGTAGEGLGAIKRQSDVFDLFSQQGVGTVILSRIYKNSKAAAAAQATKYHEIGYVLVPKPNETLCGDGLAIRVKDTEAYLLALDGLGHGANAHEASQLAVQVFNSSPALLPADAMRLIHHSIKRSRGAVGFVVNISAASQRLSYCGIGNIAGKLYAPDSSFGNNPYKNLISYNGILGHNIPTTLNNQELEWGRHRMLILHSDGLKSRWDLSKYQPLNRHLPATVAALLYKDNSRHTDDALVVVFKSK; encoded by the coding sequence ATGGACGTTAGGCAACACCAGCGTTTTCTCATACCCGATAAGTCGTATGCCAGCATTGCCAAGCGTGAGATTGCACGCATAGCAGAAGGGATCGGCATGGGCACCAGCGAAGTAGGGAAGCTTAGCATCGTGGTAGCTGAGATGGCCTCTAACCTGGCCAAGCACGCCCAGCAGGGCGGCGAGCTACTGGTGCGTGTGCTGGGCGACAGTGCTGCCGATGGCATTGAGGTGATCTGCCTCGATAACGGGCCTGGCATGTCAGACCCGGGCAGGATGCAGGAAGACGGCGTTTCTACTTTCGGGACTGCCGGCGAGGGCCTCGGTGCCATTAAAAGGCAATCTGATGTCTTTGACCTATTCTCACAGCAGGGGGTGGGCACGGTTATACTTTCCAGGATCTACAAAAACAGCAAGGCCGCTGCCGCGGCACAGGCTACGAAATACCACGAGATTGGGTATGTGCTGGTGCCAAAGCCCAACGAAACCCTCTGCGGCGACGGACTGGCTATCCGGGTAAAGGACACAGAAGCATACCTGCTGGCGCTGGACGGGCTTGGACATGGTGCTAATGCGCACGAAGCCTCCCAACTGGCCGTGCAGGTTTTTAACTCCTCCCCCGCCCTACTGCCTGCCGATGCTATGCGCCTCATACACCATAGTATAAAGCGCTCGCGCGGCGCCGTAGGCTTTGTGGTCAATATCAGCGCCGCCAGCCAACGCCTGAGTTACTGCGGCATTGGCAACATTGCCGGAAAACTGTACGCCCCCGATAGCTCCTTTGGGAATAACCCGTATAAGAACCTGATCTCCTACAACGGCATCCTAGGGCACAACATTCCTACCACGCTTAACAACCAGGAGCTGGAGTGGGGGCGCCACCGGATGCTGATACTCCATTCCGACGGACTCAAGTCGAGGTGGGACCTCAGCAAGTACCAGCCGCTGAACCGCCACCTGCCGGCCACAGTGGCTGCCCTGCTCTATAAAGATAACAGCCGCCATACTGATGATGCCCTCGTAGTAGTTTTCAAGAGTAAATAA